CCGAATATTTTGGTGATCTGGGGCGATGACATCGGTACCTGGAACGTAAGCCATAACAACCGCGGCATGATGGGCTACCGGACTCCCAACATCGACCGGATTGCCCAGGAAGGCCTCAGCTTTACCGACTACTATGCGCAGCAGAGCTGCACCGCGGGCCGCGCCGCCTTCATCGGCGGAAACGTTCCCGTGCGCACCGGCATGACCAAGGTCGGCTTGCCCGGCGCCGAGCAGGGCTGGCAGGAGACCGACGTTACCATGGCCACGATTCTGAAGTCCCAAGGCTATGCCACGGGCCAGTTTGGCAAGAACCACCAGGGCGACCGCGACGAGCACCTGCCGACGAACCACGGCTTCGACGAATTCTTCGGCAACCTCTACCACCTGAATGCTGAGGAAGAACCCGAAAACCGTGACTATCCCGGCGACATGGTGCTCGCCAACGGCAAGACCTTCCGCGAGCAGTTCGGTCCGCGCGGCGTGCTGCACAGCTATGCCAACGAGGATGGCACCCAGACCATCGAGGACACTGGGCCGCTCACCAAGAAGCGCATGGAGACGGTGGACGACGAAACCTCCGACGCCGCCATCAAGTTCATTCGAGAGAAGACCGAAGCGGGGGAGCCCTGGTTCGTATGGTGGAACGGCACTCGCATGCACTTCCGTACCCATGTGCGCGAAGAGAACACCGGCATCTCCGGACCCAGCGGAAACGAGTACCACGACGGCATGATCGAGCATGACATGCACGTCGGAAAGTTCCTCGACCTGCTCGATGAACTGGGAATTGCCGACAATACCCTGGTGATGTACTCGACCGACAACGGACCGCACTTCAACACCTGGCCGGACGCCGGCACCACGCCTTTCCGCAGCGAAAAGAACTCCAACTGGGAGGGCGCGTACCGCGTTCCGGCGTTCGCGCGCTTCCCGGGCCGCTTCCCGGCCGGTGAAACCCTGAACGGCATCGTCTCGCACGAGGACTGGCTGCCGACCTTCGCCGCGGTCGCTGGCGCGACGGAGATCAAGGAGCAATTGCGTGAAGGCGTCGAACTGAACGGCCGCGAGTACCGCAACTACATCGACGGATACAACATGCTGGACTACTTCCAGGGCAAGGCTGAAGAGTCCCCGCGTCACGAGTTCTGGTATGTAAACGATGACGGCCAGATTGTCGCGGCACGCTACGACGACTGGAAGGTGGTGTTCCTGGAGAACCGTGGGCAGGCCTTCGAGGTTTGGAGGGAGCCCTTCACCGAACTACGGGTGCCGTTGATCTTCAACCTTCGTCGCGATCCCTTCGAGAAGGCGCAGCACAACTCCAACACTTACAACGATTGGGTGCTCGACCGAGCGTTTGTTATAGTACCGGTCCAGTCTCTGGCGGCGAAGTTCCTGCAAACCATGCAGGATTATCCTCCGAGCCAGTCTCCTGGTTCGTTCAATTTGAGTGCTATCGAGCAGAAGTTGAAAGAAGGCTTGAGTCGCTAGAAGAGAGTGCGTCGAGCCAAGCGCCGGGAGCGTTATTAGCGCTCCCGGCCTTCGCCAGGCTCGCCAAGCGTTACCTCAGGTGCAAAAGTGGCTCATGCGAAGCGTAATCTGCGCCTTTGTCGCCTCTTTAGCGCTTTGGCTCTTTGGGCAGTCCTTGGCAAGAGCCGAGGCCCCTGGCGCCTACATCGGCTCCGAGATTTGCGGGGAATGCCATCGGCAGGCCTATGAGGCCTGGGTAGAATCCCACCATGCCTGGGCTTGGCGCGAGCCTTCGGCTAGGAATGTGCTGGCCGGCTTCTCCGGTGAAACGTTTCATCATGACGGCATCGATTACCGCTTTGCGCAGGATGGCGATGGCGGCTACCGGGTGTCCCTGACCAATCAGGCCTCCCAGACGGTCCGCGACTATGCAGTGAACGCGATCGCGGGGGTGGCGCCGCTCCAGCAGTACCTGATCGAGACCGAGCCGGGTCGGCTGCAATCCTTCGACGTTGTTTGGGATGTCGCCGATAAGCGCTGGTACCACCTCTATCCCGACCAGGACCTGCCGCCGGAAGACGGCCTGCACTGGAGCGGCCCCTATAAGAACTGGAACGCGCGCTGCGCCGAGTGCCACGCGACGGGGTTCGAGAAGAACTACGATCCTGGCACCAAGACCTACCAGAGCCGTCAGGCTGAGATAGGAGTCGGTTGCGAAGCTTGCCACGGTCCCGCCGAAGCCCACCTGGCCTGGGCCCGCGCGCCGGGAGACCACGAGGCCTTGGAAGGTCTATCGCCCTATGGTTTCTCCGCCGACTTCGCCGCCTCCGATCCCGCTGGCGAGATTGAGGTCTGCGCGCCCTGCCACTCACGCCGGGAGCCGCTGGGCGATGCGAGCCCGGTAGCAGGCAGTAGCTTTGCCGATCACTACAATCTCTCCCTGCTGCGCGAGGGTCTCTACCACCCGGACGGACAGATCCTGGACGAGGTCTATGTCCAGGGCTCCTTCCTGCAGTCAAAAATGTATTCAAAAGGCGTACAGTGCAGCGACTGTCACGAACCGCACGGAGCGCGTTTGAAGGCGGAGGGCAACGCAGTCTGCACCCAGTGCCACAACCCGGCGGGCCGGGAGGGCTTTCCAAGTCTGGTTCCCGCCGACTACGACAGCCCCGCCCATCATTTCCACCCCGAGGAGAGCGCTGGGGCCGCCTGTGTTTCCTGCCACATGATCGAGCGGGTCTACATGGGCATAGACGGACGCCGGGATCACTCCTTCCGCGTGCCGCGCCCGGACCTCTCGGAGGAAACGGGCTCTCCCAACGCCTGCACGGATTGCCATGAGGATCGGACCGCCGGCTGGGCCGCCGCTGTATTGAAAGACCGCTATCCCGGCGGGCGCAGCGGCAGCGCCCACTACGGCCAGGTCTTCGCAGCCGCCCGAGCCGTGCCCGGCGCGAACAACGATGCCCTGCTCGCACTGATCGCCGAGCCGGAGCGTGCCGCCATAGTGCGCGCGACAGCGCTGGATCTGCTGGCGCGCACGGCCCAGCCGCAGGAGGCGCGAAAGGCGCTGGACAGCTTCAAGGATCCCGATCCGCTGGTGCGCCACGCCGCCCTTTCGCTCCTGGCTGCCTTGCCGCCCCAGGATCAGCTGGAACAAGCGATCCCTTTGCTGGAAGACCCGGCGCGCAGCGTCCGGATCGAGGCCGCGCGGCGCTTGCTTGGGCTTGGCGGGGTGCGCTACCCCGATGCTACGCTAGCCAAGCTGCGTTCGGCGCTTGGCGAGTATCAGGCATCCCTTCGCGCCAAGGCCGACTTCCCGGAGATACAGCTGGCCTTGGGTGGGCTCGCGCTCTCCCAGCGCAACTTGCCCGCTGCCTCCGGCGCCTTCGGCGAGGCGGTCCGCCTCGATCCGCAGCTGCCTCAGGCCTGGCGCATGCTGGGGCGCATCGAGGAGGTGAAGGGCCGGCCGGAAGCCGCGCTGGCCCTGCTTGACCAGGGCCTGAAGGCGAACCCCGGCGACCAGCTACTGGTGCTGTCCAAGGCGCAGACGCTGATCGCTGTGAGAGAGTACGAGGAGGCTGCCACCCTTCTGGAAACGCTCCTCGAAAGCCAGCCCGCTTCGCCGGAGACGGCGGCGGAACTGGGCAGCCTCTACGGTCTCCTTGGCCGCTTCGAAGAGGCCGAACCCCTGATGCTTCAGGCGAGCGAGGCAGGCTACAACTCGCCGGAACTGCTTTCCATGCTGGGAGAAACCCAGGTGCGCCTGGGTAAAAACTTCGAGGCGAAGTCCACGCTGCTTCTCATGCAAACCCTTTATCCGGCCCATCCTCTGACGGCGTCCCTGGAAAAAGCCTTGGAGTAACCGGCACCGCGTTTCTGGCCGCCCGCGGCCAGCGCTTAGATGTCCGCTCGCGTCCCGAGCCAGACTTCGCAGGCCTGTTGGCGGATCACCTCGACGCGCGCGGCGACCTCCTCCTCGGTGATCGAACTGACCGGATGGTCGATCACGACGGGCCGAAGCGCGGGCATGCCGACGGCTTGGCGGGTCAGGCGCGTCTCGTTCACGAACTCGGTCGTGATGACCGGCGCTGCGGGGATGCCGAGGTCCTCAAGCGCGATGGCGTCGCGGATGCAGCAGGAGCAGCAGGAACCGCAGTCGCCTATGGCGGTCAGCACGATGTCGTTCTCCTCGGCCATCCGGGCGATCAGGTCCGCCGGCGCGTCGGAGGAAAAGCCGTGGGTCTTCACGTAGTAGTTCACGGCGGCGAAGCGGACCTCTTCCGAGAGCGCCGCCGCTCCGCCCCTCAGGAGCTTATTCGCGTTCCACTTGGAGTTGTCGAGAATGCCGAGACGCAACCCCTCGAGCGAGGTCTTGCGCCCGGCGAGCGGGCGCGAGGCCGTCTCCACCCTGCCACGGGGGTCGAAGATCTCGAAGGAAGGGCGATTGTCGAGCATGGGGCGTCTCCTCAGAGTTTACAGAGGCCGTCGGCGCAGTCGCCCGCGGTTCCGGCGTGGGAATCCAGGACCGGCCGGATGACCGGCGTGCTCATGTGGCCCCAGCCGGGAATGAAGGCGGAGAAGCGCCCGGCGTCGCCGCCGACCACGCAGAGGTGGATCCGCTCGGGATTCACGATGGGGATCCAGTCGTCGGGGCCGCGCTTGTACCATTTCGGCAGGTTGCGGTTGTAGACCTTGCCATAGCGGTGGTCGCGCGAATGGGCGCTGAAGGCGTTGCCCGAATGCATGAAGAGGTAGCTCTTGATGTCGTGGCGGGTCCAGCCGTGCTTGGCGATGGTGCGCGCGTGCTCCAGCCCCAGGGCCAGCGCGCAGTGGCCCGACAGCACCGAGGTGTTGGAGGCA
The genomic region above belongs to Limibacillus sp. and contains:
- a CDS encoding arylsulfatase encodes the protein MRLLTFVLIALFGIGGVAAAQDTEKPNILVIWGDDIGTWNVSHNNRGMMGYRTPNIDRIAQEGLSFTDYYAQQSCTAGRAAFIGGNVPVRTGMTKVGLPGAEQGWQETDVTMATILKSQGYATGQFGKNHQGDRDEHLPTNHGFDEFFGNLYHLNAEEEPENRDYPGDMVLANGKTFREQFGPRGVLHSYANEDGTQTIEDTGPLTKKRMETVDDETSDAAIKFIREKTEAGEPWFVWWNGTRMHFRTHVREENTGISGPSGNEYHDGMIEHDMHVGKFLDLLDELGIADNTLVMYSTDNGPHFNTWPDAGTTPFRSEKNSNWEGAYRVPAFARFPGRFPAGETLNGIVSHEDWLPTFAAVAGATEIKEQLREGVELNGREYRNYIDGYNMLDYFQGKAEESPRHEFWYVNDDGQIVAARYDDWKVVFLENRGQAFEVWREPFTELRVPLIFNLRRDPFEKAQHNSNTYNDWVLDRAFVIVPVQSLAAKFLQTMQDYPPSQSPGSFNLSAIEQKLKEGLSR
- a CDS encoding tetratricopeptide repeat protein; this translates as MARAEAPGAYIGSEICGECHRQAYEAWVESHHAWAWREPSARNVLAGFSGETFHHDGIDYRFAQDGDGGYRVSLTNQASQTVRDYAVNAIAGVAPLQQYLIETEPGRLQSFDVVWDVADKRWYHLYPDQDLPPEDGLHWSGPYKNWNARCAECHATGFEKNYDPGTKTYQSRQAEIGVGCEACHGPAEAHLAWARAPGDHEALEGLSPYGFSADFAASDPAGEIEVCAPCHSRREPLGDASPVAGSSFADHYNLSLLREGLYHPDGQILDEVYVQGSFLQSKMYSKGVQCSDCHEPHGARLKAEGNAVCTQCHNPAGREGFPSLVPADYDSPAHHFHPEESAGAACVSCHMIERVYMGIDGRRDHSFRVPRPDLSEETGSPNACTDCHEDRTAGWAAAVLKDRYPGGRSGSAHYGQVFAAARAVPGANNDALLALIAEPERAAIVRATALDLLARTAQPQEARKALDSFKDPDPLVRHAALSLLAALPPQDQLEQAIPLLEDPARSVRIEAARRLLGLGGVRYPDATLAKLRSALGEYQASLRAKADFPEIQLALGGLALSQRNLPAASGAFGEAVRLDPQLPQAWRMLGRIEEVKGRPEAALALLDQGLKANPGDQLLVLSKAQTLIAVREYEEAATLLETLLESQPASPETAAELGSLYGLLGRFEEAEPLMLQASEAGYNSPELLSMLGETQVRLGKNFEAKSTLLLMQTLYPAHPLTASLEKALE
- a CDS encoding UGSC family (seleno)protein, producing MLDNRPSFEIFDPRGRVETASRPLAGRKTSLEGLRLGILDNSKWNANKLLRGGAAALSEEVRFAAVNYYVKTHGFSSDAPADLIARMAEENDIVLTAIGDCGSCCSCCIRDAIALEDLGIPAAPVITTEFVNETRLTRQAVGMPALRPVVIDHPVSSITEEEVAARVEVIRQQACEVWLGTRADI